From the Canis lupus baileyi chromosome 37, mCanLup2.hap1, whole genome shotgun sequence genome, one window contains:
- the ABT1 gene encoding activator of basal transcription 1, protein MEAEELEKEAVGQEPLEGTDQKAEAEEEQEESEEAACGAKKRVVPGIVYLGHLPPRFRPLHVRNLLSAFGEVGRVFFQPEDGFVRRKKKAVSASATGGKKRSKYSKDYTEGWVEFRDKRVAKRVAASLHNTPMGARRRSPFRYDLWNLKYLHRFTWSHLSEHLAFERQVRRQRLRAEVAQAKRETDFYLRSVERGQRFLATDGDSSRPNGSWNFAQRPTEQELRARKAARPGGSERARLANAKDQARSNRGLLAKIFGAPPLSESTEEPSLVRDS, encoded by the exons ATGGAGGCAGAGGAGTTGGAGAAGGAAGCTGTGGGGCAGGAGCCTCTGGAAGGGACAGACcagaaagcagaggcagaggaggagcaggaggaatCTGAAGAGGCGGCGTGTGGCGCCAAGAAGCGGGTGGTGCCGGGTATTGTGTACTTGGGCCACCTCCCGCCCCGCTTTCGACCTCTGCATGTACGGAACCTTCTCAGCGCGTTCGGAGAGGTTGGACGCGTTTTTTTCCAGCCCGAGG ACGGGTTCGTGAGGCGCAAGAAGAAGGCAGTGTCAGCCTCAGCCACGGGAGGGAAAAAGCGGTCCAAGTACAGCAAGGACTACACCGAGGGCTGGGTGGAGTTCCGGGACAAGCGAGTAGCCAAGCGTGTGGCGGCCAGTCTTCACAACACGCCCATGGGAGCCCGAAGGCGCAGCCCCTTCCGTTACGACCTATGGAATCTCAAG TACCTGCACCGTTTCACGTGGTCCCACCTCAGCGAACATCTTGCCTTTGAGCGCCAGGTGCGCAGGCAGCGCCTCAGGGCCGAGGTTGCCCAGGCCAAGCGTGAGACTGACTTCTATCTTCGAAGTGTGGAACGGGGACAGCGCTTCCTTGCTACTGATGGGGACTCTTCCCGCCCGAATGGCTCCTGGAACTTTGCCCAGCGTCCTACTGAGCAAGAGCTGAGAGCCCGGAAGGCAGCTCGGCCCGGAGGAAGTGAACGGGCTCGCTTAGCTAATGCCAAGGACCAGGCTCGTTCCAACCGAGGGCTGCTTGCCAAGATCTTTGGAGCTCCACCACTTTCAGAGAGCACAGAGGAACCCTCACTAGTCAGGGACTCTTAA